In the genome of Carya illinoinensis cultivar Pawnee chromosome 13, C.illinoinensisPawnee_v1, whole genome shotgun sequence, the window ACATATTGAATTAGTTTAATTAAACCCCTTGTCTTACGGCTTCTTTGTAGCCAATGGTTccttttgtaatatatattagcCTCAAGCCTTTCTAGTTTTATCACCCAACACATTTTGTATctcacagaaaaaaaaaaaaaaaaaccaaaagtaCTCAAATCGagaaatagaaaggaaataCACATGGTAATTTCAATTGCATATTCTTCTGATCCTGGACATTGAATTGgtatttcttttccatttggGGGATAGAAACTTATGTAAAGCTTGCAATTTTCGCAAAGTGTCATGTTGATGCAAACTGCTCCATGAACGCTTGCTGTTGGGCAGTTTTCCCGTTGCCATTGTATGGAGGGTTTGTTGTTGTACAGGTTCTTACTTATCTTCCTGCTGTTGTGCCGTATGTTGATGGCTGTTGCTGGTTTTATGTGTGTTTTATAGCTGCCTCCTCTTTTCCTTCAAAAAAGAACGGAAAAACAGAAAGGAAAAATACTATACTCGTGGATAAGATGACAATGACATGAAAATTATCcagtttttctcttgttttgtttATGGTAGATTCTCACTAGGAACGGCCAACAGATATCCATTCTTCCTTGGAATTATTGGAGACTTAAAGGGCCCCACGCATGTATCTTCATCCCCATCCCTATTCGTTTGTCTGCCAACTGCACTACGCACCCAACCAACCATATATCATGGCACCCAACTCAGTATCCCTTTTATAACCAATAAGATATTTTTCTTCTGCCACCATTATCCCAATTTTCCTTATCATTTCTGTTTTAAGGAATGGATGGATATCATTTTGCATTAAcataaaaagtattaatgtaattttttttaatgaatctcACAAAAATAGCGCATTATATGCTTATTTGTAAGTAACATAACTCTTAAATATAGTTTTTCTTTGCTCAAACTtagattatttaattaaaagtaatagtaaaaatgtttatattaaGAACTCTTGGTAATTAAAGTATTGAATGGACGGAAGCTGATTTGTACaatattaagatatatataagTCTCACAATGCTTTGTACATgtcttgtatacttgggctttatttattttatgctcAATAAACTTTGTTTAccgattaataaaaaaattgaagggtACTGCAGTTATTGTTGGGAGCTTCCGCTAGTTATTTgggtgtgttttatttttttagctttttttcCATGTAcgttttaacacttttaaatatattttttttaatttataatattattaaaaaaatactttcttaatcacgaagtaaaaaaaataaaaaacatcccAACAGTAGCTTGGAGCGGTGGGACTAGCATTATTCTAAAAAGAATATGTGAAAGTTGTGCGTAATACCTCTAAAaatagtagataaatataaaatttatataaaaaaattatttcttaataGTAGTTCGATTTTCTCAAATGGACTTAAATATCGtaagtctttatttatttacaagtGCATCTGCATTACCATGCATATTAATGAATAAAATCATAGAACGACGCCGTTCCCCTCTTCAGcttctctctttcatttttctggtCTGTTTTTTTTCGCTAAAAGCTTCTCTCTTTCTGATAAGTGATAACCAAGCTCATTCTCGGTAACAGTAGTGTAAGATCAATCTAAAGAAATGCTTCTCTCTCTTGTCCATACCAACTTCGCATCTCCCTTTCCATCCAAAACCCACACCACTTCGCTGCCAAAGTCCCTCTTTCCTCTCTTCCAAATCGAACCCGGAAAATCCCTCAAAACATTACTGTCTTTCTGCAAAAGATCACACCATAGCAGAACCCACACCTTCACGCtcactactagtactactcaTGCTTCTTTGCTTGAAGCTCCTGTTTTATGGGCTGGTAGGCTTTGTATTTTCTACGCCCTTTTGAAGGCTGGCTTCGCTGGATCTCAATCAAACCCACTTGTCTCAGGTCGGCTTTTTCTATTTCTGTAATAatgggatttatttattttcttttctgggtTCTTTTATGTAATATTCTTTTCTTATATTGGATTTTTGGTGTTTCTTACTCAAATCTTTTTGCCTTGTTTTCTCATTATTTGATTTAGAGTTGGAAAGCGATGTTCGTGGTGATGGTGAATCTGGTGACTTGGGTTTCTCCAATTGGTTGGAGAGCATTCAAGGGAAACCAGGTTTGTGTTGGCAgttcctatatatatagttatgtgTTTTGCTCGCATTAATGAAAGTAACGTATTTTGCTACATTAACATGTTATAatttagaaaggaaaaaaatcgaAGCTGCTTGCCTTCAGGCCCCAACTCATAGTATGCCCACTTTTATTGAGCAATTAATGGGGGGATTAATGAGAGAAATACCCAGATGAACAATTAcagctttcttttttataattaatataatttcagcTTTCTTCGTTTTCTGAAAATCTCTTATGCATATAGATATGTTGACATTGGAATGCACCTTTAACTTAGGCAAGGATCATAAGAATAGTACGTAAGTATTTTGAAACCACATTCTTCCTATTTTCCTTGCCTATGATATTGTAGCAGACTTaccaataaaaacaaaatgataatGTAGCGGACTTTGTTGAATATTTTCAGCCTATGGTTATTATTTGGCTTAAATTTTGAAGATCATAAGCAGTGATTTCATCAGCAATTTGAAATGCTAGACGCTTGATAAGGTAATATTTCAAGATTTTAGACCAACTATAGTGATGATTCTCTATCTTCTGTGGTACGAGAAAAAGCAGGTACGTGGATTGAATGAATTGGGAGAAATTTACTCATTTGGTGtttcatcataaaaaataaaaataaaaaccaatgaaaTCAAAATATGGAGATGCTACCTTATTCACTTTAATTAACTAAAACTGGAGTCATGGCCTCAGTGTGCCTTCTATTGGTTTTAATTAACTAAAACCAATAGAAGGCACACCTGATTACTGAACCCTATAGTCGATTAAAAAATGGTGGTTCTGCAGAGCTAATTAGTTGACTGAGAATCTTAGGTGTTTCTAATTTCTACTGCATGCGTGCATCTCTTGTTATGAAGATTGATCCAATGCATTgccaacatatatattatactagttTTCTTCTTTCGTCATGTGCTTGGAGGGGGAAGTGGAGTGGGGCGGATGGGGTGGAGGGTCTCCAAAGGTTCTAGTCAAAGCtgtattatttatttagtagTGTAAAGCTATTTTCTAATTCTTTTTCTCATGAACAGTTGATGAAGCAGCTGATAGAAGGAAATTAGTAAGCAAATGGCATCCTACAACAAAGGGTACACTTAGAAGGAACTACAGAATACCTTCTAAAACTGAGGGCCGGCGCCTGCTTAAAGCCATTGCATCCCTATTATCTGATGATGATCACTTCAGAGATGCCACTTCTCACAAGGTATATCAAAAGCATGAACTAGGTCTATAATTAAACCCTTTCTtcctatttcattttcttttctattagctccaatgtatttttcatacttaaaaggTAGTACCTACTACCTGTAAGACTCTGTGACacaaattttgattttgatcagGGCTGTCAAATTAGGAGGGAGAGTGCTCATGGAGAAAGTGTTTGTTGCAACAATGTGAGGGCTCTGTTTGATGAGCTTCCAACACCCCACGTTATTGTGGAAATCACTCCTTTTCCAGCTGGGCCTCTCACAGAAAAGGATTACACGAAGGCCGAGAAACTTGAGAGGGTACTCAAATCTGGACCATCTATCTGAGTAAACGACGCTTCCTTCACTTGTATGCAATCACTGTGAACATTGTACATAGCGTAAATACCATGTACTCTCTTTGATAATGCACTTTAAATCCGTACTTGGCTACCTTCAAGTCTCAATTTTCATCTATCGAACACAacctcctccccccccccctccccctcggAGTTGGGCGTCACAATAGCATTTCGGCTACAATGAGTTGATGAAACCATAGCATGTCATGGTGAGAAAAGTACGTATGTTAAGGTAAATTTGTGAAGTTCAAATAAGAACAGCTGCAAATGCTCCACAAATTTACGCTGCAATGTTTGAGAGGGTCTATGATTGAACGTTGGATAggcagactatttataatttacaaTTTATTACAGGAAAGCAGAAGCAAATGGTTCTCGACGAAACTATAGAAATTCCATTGCATCTACGAGCTACAATCACTCTGTAAATCCAAGTTTAGGGTGGGGGGCTGATTCAGAACGCGGCTAATGCCACGAACAAGTGGCACTTGCTGCCTTGTTTGAGGGGGGCATAATAGTCGGCGGCTCTTCAACAATAGCAGTCCAAGGGAATTCAACTAAAAACTCCTGCTCTGTTTAATAACTCTCAATAGCATGTGTTAATAAAAGCGAAGTGACAGATACCGCAGAAATaagcccaaaaacatatcatagAACACaattgcaaataaaaaaaagaaaaagaaatggaagttCAAGGAATCAACCAGTAATGTATAATTCATTACGCCTCTTATGGTCTCAAGACTTCGCTCTTCTAGCAGATCATATTCAATCATACATTCAAAATCCAGCACAGGATAGTAACGCAAAATAACAGAAGAAATTTATCCAATGGAGTTGTTTCTCTCGtaaacaattcaatttaaaCTTCATTCATAGTTCAGGGGAAGACAGACAATGACAAGGAAAGATGAAGATGCAAAGAAAACTGTTTAATACATGTTGCAACAAAGTCACCTTATACcagaaatttgattacaaagAAGCAACATATCACTTCTAGAGATGAAAATTTATACTCCATTTTGGGAACCTGACTACATCTCAAATGGTTAGCCAACAAGTATTTCATTTCGAGTCCATCAAAAATCCTCATGCAGTATTTCATTCCGAGCCCCATCAAATCCTCGTGCTGTGGATTTCTCCTGGTTTCTCACCTTTgctttggttttgtttgttgtgtgtgtgtggggggtGTTTGTTCACCCCTCTGCCTTTGAGGTAGACACAGAAGTAGGTGAGAAAGGATCATAAATTTGCTGTCCTCCAGGATTAGAAACTGGCTTACTAGATGCAAAGGGTAAAGTGTTGCTAAATTGCTGATTTGGAGATAAGAGGATATCTGGCCTAGGCGTTCGAGGTGGATAATTTTGTTGAAGTTGAAGAGGATTTGCCGGTCTGGGAACAATAGGACCAGAGAAACCAGGCATTTGGGGAGCTGGACTGAAGTTCCTTGGGCCCATTTGTGGGAGTGGAGTCCTTGGTGAAACACTTGCATTTGCAATTGACGGATGTCTGGGTGGACCCATTGGTGTTCTGGCATAGGGAACAGCAGATACAGGAGCTTGAGGCTGGCCTACCAGATTGTTGAACGATGGCCTCTGAAAGACTTGACTGACTGGTTGAGGAATTAGTTTGGGCACAGCCAACTGGAAAGATGATACCTGAGGTGCGAGAGGCTGCACCTGTGAAGCACTCTGAGTTGCAAGTTGGCTACTTAACATGGCAACTGTTTGAGAGACTGGGTTCTGCGGCCCATGCGGTTGAAAAGTGAAATTACCGGAACTTGGAGCTGTCACTGTCGGTGGTTTTATGACAGTGAAGTTTGGTGTACTCGGAGCAACAGAATTTGGTATTCCTGATTGCATAGGTAAAGGTGGTTGTGTGGATGATCCAGGTGAAGGAATCAGTGCTCCCAATCCCGGATTTATAGATGAATTAGGTGCAGGTACTGGTGCTGGTGTATGGTGTACAGAAGCTGAAAATGCAGCCGGATGTCTTACTTGAGATGGTGGATTTGACAAAAAATGTGGAGCTGCGATAGGGTGGTTCACAGCAGCAGGCATGGACGGCCTAGATGAAAAGGTGATAGTTGAAACCAAACTAGCTGTTGATATATTTGAAGGAGCCATGGATGCAACACCTGGTTGTGGATTTTGAGGATGAGGCCTGTTGGGTTGAACCATCTGTGGAGCCATCTGCCCCATGTTACTCAGACCTAAAGATGTTGAAAAACTACCACCCCCCGGGGCTCCAGACCAGACACTAGAACTCCCAGCAGGGGTCTGGGGTTGGTCAAGTAGTGACCCAGGCAGAACACTAGACATAGGTTGAGAAAGTGAAGCCATTAAGGGCCCTGTGATAGGGCCTGGCCTTGTTGGTAAGGGTTGGCTACCAGTAAATGGAAGTGGAGCTGAAACATTAGGCTGCTGTAACGGACTTCTCAAGGGGCCAATATGTCCTAAAGGACTTGTTTGAGCCATGTACGGATGCCATGGTACTTGTGTTTGTGGCTGTGATCGGGGGAAAACTGGTGAGTTTTGGAGAATTGAACTGGGTCCAGCTGGAGTTGGTCGAGGCCCAAACAAAGAAGGCATGTTTGAAGGATTCAAGGGAGATGACGATAAATGGAcatgatttctgaaaattggagaTGAAGGAGTTGGAGGGGGTATGAGACCAGAAGATTGGCCTGATGGAAACCATGGACTGGGGAATTGAAATTGACCCTGCAAAGGCGGTTGTGTAGATCCGGCCACTGGTTGTAGTACTCCCTGATCTACTGCAGCAGTAACAACATTAGAGGTGGCTGCATCCTGGCTTTGGGAGATATCTATATTATCCCCAGAAACGGAAGTAGAGATTGTGGAAACAGCCGTCAAATTCCCCTAAAGTAAATGTAATGATAGTTAGCATTATGAATCATGTTAAAATAAAAGTCAGAACATAATAAGACAACAACAAAAAGACTCTAGAACAAAGGTGAGCAAATTACAATTGagcttttataataaataatttttgaagcagGAAGCTTTGCTCCTACGTAGCCACACCATCCACTCAGCCATTATATGTTTCATtacatgaaaattaaaaatatatgtaactaAAATTGAAGTTATTAAATGTAGAACAATACAACTAATTAAGTTaataatattcatttaaaattagTCATCCCTTAGTTTCCCTTACTTTTCTTATCAAGTTTTACTTTGGCATACCAAATAAAAAGCTCTTGGTTGCTCTCTCGACCTAAGAAACTTTGTGAGGTTTTCCATTACTAACATAGAAACAAAGACAGTAAGGACAGAGAAGATCAAAATGCTCATCAAATTTTGGAATTCTTTTTAAAAGTAAGaatcaaattttattgaatCATATAAAGAAgcgtagcccaagtacataggcaGCAGACAAAAGAGAACACCTAATTAGGAGAAGTGATggagataaaagaaaatcatgaaaactaacTCCATTAAAATATAGCCCAAAGAAGCATTGAAgctctttaaaaaattttatctattGTATAATGGCTCAAGGTATGTTAACTTAATTAAACATAGGCTTTTCACTTAAATAATTTAGCTATTCCGGAGCATCATGCAGGCATGAGACTagtctattaaaataatttttttataatattaaaataattaaactcacTGATACTGAGGTGACCAGCAGTTCAATGATGGAAACAGCAGCATCAACTTTCTCAAATGTGTCGGCTGATATTTGAACACACAACTCTTCATAAGCACCATGGATTTCATTTCCATCAGATAGTTTGATTTCTCCCTGAAAGTGAATAATTTAAGGAACGCAAAAAACACAAGTCAACACCACTAAgccttaatttttttacaatctcACGCAAATTGTTCAAGGTAAATCTTCCTGGGGCAAGGATATTTAACCTGTCGAGTATATAAAGATTTAATACGAGCAAGAAAGGCCTGAAAGACCCATGTTTACATATGGCCATCACTTCTTTGTCATTATGAAAGAATTACCTTCTCTCCTGTCCCCGCTTTGGTACCATAAACTTGTATTTTAGCTCCAGTTTCCTGTATCGCATGTAGTAGACAAGAATAAGGTACATAAAAATGTCAACAAGAATATATTAGGCACCGTATTAGTTGAATTATGAAAGAATGTTAGGCACCGTAAGAATGTTAGGCACCGTTTATTGTATATAGCTGACTTTCCATGTATAGTATTCGGTGGTATAGTCTatataataaagagaaaactcAAGGCCAATTGATTCGGACCAAGAAAttgtcatggtatcagagctttcttaaaattttcttgTGTTTCGGTCTAGTAGTGTGATCTTACAGAAATTGTTTTCTTACAGAAATTTTATTGTGTTTCGGTCTGTTCTGTGTCTTTCGGCACTCTGTGAGTTGTCTTTCTGCAGGTCCCTCTCCTCTCGGTTTCTCTCTTCTATTTCGTGTTCTGCAGGTCCCTCGGTTCTTGGCACTCTGTTCTTGGCTTCGTGTTCTCCTCTTTGCGTTGGATCCACTCGGTTCTGCAGAATCATCATCTACTCggtctctcttctctcctctcAGTTTCTCTCGGTCTCATTTCCACTCCTCTCGGCAGGTTCTCGGCAAATCATCATCCACTCggtctctcttctctcctcttGGTTTC includes:
- the LOC122291634 gene encoding uncharacterized protein LOC122291634, translating into MLLSLVHTNFASPFPSKTHTTSLPKSLFPLFQIEPGKSLKTLLSFCKRSHHSRTHTFTLTTSTTHASLLEAPVLWAGRLCIFYALLKAGFAGSQSNPLVSELESDVRGDGESGDLGFSNWLESIQGKPVDEAADRRKLVSKWHPTTKGTLRRNYRIPSKTEGRRLLKAIASLLSDDDHFRDATSHKGCQIRRESAHGESVCCNNVRALFDELPTPHVIVEITPFPAGPLTEKDYTKAEKLERVLKSGPSI
- the LOC122291632 gene encoding serine/threonine-protein kinase WNK2 isoform X1, with translation MSAKVDTASAVEPHSSKMSGTSTLSAPPTSSQKVSMFAAKSGFVIPRNKLSGSLIPSIRGGKKLGGGDASSEESTKLTQRKTKWGPDLTQDAAVKRGRALAYQTRVDQIMQQLKLGTLEVGDTEGSPIAAEHPDHRSPSSHNNDKKSELLELEKQEVIGEILKLNPSYRAPPDYKPLMKESSVPLPVKEHPGFNFIGLIFGPGGDNQKRLEKETGAKIQVYGTKAGTGEKGEIKLSDGNEIHGAYEELCVQISADTFEKVDAAVSIIELLVTSVSGNLTAVSTISTSVSGDNIDISQSQDAATSNVVTAAVDQGVLQPVAGSTQPPLQGQFQFPSPWFPSGQSSGLIPPPTPSSPIFRNHVHLSSSPLNPSNMPSLFGPRPTPAGPSSILQNSPVFPRSQPQTQVPWHPYMAQTSPLGHIGPLRSPLQQPNVSAPLPFTGSQPLPTRPGPITGPLMASLSQPMSSVLPGSLLDQPQTPAGSSSVWSGAPGGGSFSTSLGLSNMGQMAPQMVQPNRPHPQNPQPGVASMAPSNISTASLVSTITFSSRPSMPAAVNHPIAAPHFLSNPPSQVRHPAAFSASVHHTPAPVPAPNSSINPGLGALIPSPGSSTQPPLPMQSGIPNSVAPSTPNFTVIKPPTVTAPSSGNFTFQPHGPQNPVSQTVAMLSSQLATQSASQVQPLAPQVSSFQLAVPKLIPQPVSQVFQRPSFNNLVGQPQAPVSAVPYARTPMGPPRHPSIANASVSPRTPLPQMGPRNFSPAPQMPGFSGPIVPRPANPLQLQQNYPPRTPRPDILLSPNQQFSNTLPFASSKPVSNPGGQQIYDPFSPTSVSTSKAEG
- the LOC122291632 gene encoding serine/threonine-protein kinase WNK2 isoform X2, with product MSAKVDTASAVEPHSSKMSGTSTLSAPPTSSQKVSMFAAKSGFVIPRNKLSGSLIPSIRGGKKLGGGDASSEESTKLTQRKTKWGPDLTQDAAVKRGRALAYQTRVDQIMQQLKLGTLEVGDTEGSPIAAEHPDHRSPSSHNNDKSELLELEKQEVIGEILKLNPSYRAPPDYKPLMKESSVPLPVKEHPGFNFIGLIFGPGGDNQKRLEKETGAKIQVYGTKAGTGEKGEIKLSDGNEIHGAYEELCVQISADTFEKVDAAVSIIELLVTSVSGNLTAVSTISTSVSGDNIDISQSQDAATSNVVTAAVDQGVLQPVAGSTQPPLQGQFQFPSPWFPSGQSSGLIPPPTPSSPIFRNHVHLSSSPLNPSNMPSLFGPRPTPAGPSSILQNSPVFPRSQPQTQVPWHPYMAQTSPLGHIGPLRSPLQQPNVSAPLPFTGSQPLPTRPGPITGPLMASLSQPMSSVLPGSLLDQPQTPAGSSSVWSGAPGGGSFSTSLGLSNMGQMAPQMVQPNRPHPQNPQPGVASMAPSNISTASLVSTITFSSRPSMPAAVNHPIAAPHFLSNPPSQVRHPAAFSASVHHTPAPVPAPNSSINPGLGALIPSPGSSTQPPLPMQSGIPNSVAPSTPNFTVIKPPTVTAPSSGNFTFQPHGPQNPVSQTVAMLSSQLATQSASQVQPLAPQVSSFQLAVPKLIPQPVSQVFQRPSFNNLVGQPQAPVSAVPYARTPMGPPRHPSIANASVSPRTPLPQMGPRNFSPAPQMPGFSGPIVPRPANPLQLQQNYPPRTPRPDILLSPNQQFSNTLPFASSKPVSNPGGQQIYDPFSPTSVSTSKAEG